Within the Tessaracoccus flavescens genome, the region AAGGGGATGCGCGACCGGGCGATCCTGATGTTGTTGACCGGTCTGGGCCTGCGGGCCTGCGAGATCGCCGGCCTGCGGCTGGGCGACATCGGTTGGCGCACCGGAACCCTGCGCATCCGTGGGAAGGGCGACAGGGTTGACGAGTTGCCGCTGCCCGAGGATGTCGGGCAGGCGTTGGAGGACTACGTGCTCCACGGCCGCGGAGGCCGGACTGCTGGCGAGGAAGTGTTCTGGACTGTGATCGACCCGGTCCAGCCGCTGACCGCGAACGGTGTCTGCGGGACAGTCCGGCAGATCTGCGTCAAGGCCGGGGTGGAGAAGTTCGGCCCGCACCGGCTGCGGCACACGTTCGCGACCGGGATGCTCGCCTCCGGGGCGACCCTGCAAGAGGTTCAAGGGCTGCTACGCCACGCTCACCTGCGCACGACCGCGATCTACACCAAGGTCGACAAGAACCGGCTGAGCGCACTGGTCACCGAGTGGCCGGCAACGGCATCGGGCAGGTGGTCACGATGAACGGCCTACGCGACCTCCTGGACGACTACCTGGCGACCCGGCGGGCACTCGGGTTCAAGCTGACCGCGCCGGGCAAGGCGCTGGACGGGTTCGTGGGCTGGATGGAAGAGGCTGGCGAGCCCACGATCCGTCGCGACCTGGTGATCGCCTGGGCGGCGCAGTTCTCTCGCGGCACGGTGCTGGAGCGGTTGAACTACGTCCGCCAGTTCGCCGAGCACGTCGCCTGGTTCGACCCCGCGACCGAGGTCCCGATCCTCGACGGGCGCCCCTATGGCGCTCATCGCCCTCGCCCGCTGATCTTCACCAGCGACCAGATCGACACGCTGCTCGCCGCGGCGGGGAGGCTGACCCCGCAGGTCCGGGCCGCGTCCTGGCAAACACTGCTCGGGCTGCTGACGGTGACCGGGATGCGGATCAGCGAGGCCCGGAACCTCAACGACGACGACATCACCACCGACGAGGACGCCGGTGATGGCAGCGGCTGGGCCAAGGTGACCGACACGAAGTTCGGCAAGTCCAGGCTCGTCCCGCTACACAAGTCCACGATGGACGCGATCCGCCGATACCAGCGGCTCCGGGATCGGACGTTCCCTACCCGGGCCACGACAGCGGTGTTCGTCGCCAGGCGGGGCACCCGGATCGCCCGCTCGACCGCGGGGAACACGTTCCGTGAGATCCGCGAGGCAGCCGGGCTGGCCGGCGGTCCGACCGGACCGGCGGCGAGGTTGCACGACTTCCGGCACACGTTCGCCACGACCACTCTGATCGAGCACATCCGTGTTGGTGGTGATGTCGATCAGATGATGCCGGTCCTGTCGGCGTTCCTCGGACACGTC harbors:
- a CDS encoding tyrosine-type recombinase/integrase; amino-acid sequence: MVIHRDQCRADARDVLDEFEAWLLRERSTQEGTAAAYTARVAGFVEWLPAPVDQSLKTLTAAMLTQWVNLEAARGLKASTLSKQLVMLRSFLQFCHRSGRTGQDFSGVVPHAAAWRLSSIPDPVPSGTIEALFGTLDLRSAKGMRDRAILMLLTGLGLRACEIAGLRLGDIGWRTGTLRIRGKGDRVDELPLPEDVGQALEDYVLHGRGGRTAGEEVFWTVIDPVQPLTANGVCGTVRQICVKAGVEKFGPHRLRHTFATGMLASGATLQEVQGLLRHAHLRTTAIYTKVDKNRLSALVTEWPATASGRWSR
- a CDS encoding tyrosine-type recombinase/integrase translates to MNGLRDLLDDYLATRRALGFKLTAPGKALDGFVGWMEEAGEPTIRRDLVIAWAAQFSRGTVLERLNYVRQFAEHVAWFDPATEVPILDGRPYGAHRPRPLIFTSDQIDTLLAAAGRLTPQVRAASWQTLLGLLTVTGMRISEARNLNDDDITTDEDAGDGSGWAKVTDTKFGKSRLVPLHKSTMDAIRRYQRLRDRTFPTRATTAVFVARRGTRIARSTAGNTFREIREAAGLAGGPTGPAARLHDFRHTFATTTLIEHIRVGGDVDQMMPVLSAFLGHVGPEATYWYLSNTPELAAALVERIQANGAGDE